A single genomic interval of Candidatus Zixiibacteriota bacterium harbors:
- a CDS encoding DNA methyltransferase: MRRRETPAPVDFTPEVTTSWSFPERGNWATHNADYRGNFAPQIARNIIEMYSAEGDNVLDEMVGAGTTLIEAKLLHRNALGVDINPKAVSLANKALEFPYESSTKQKAVVGDARNLEMLKDGSVDLILTHPPYLNIVKYSDGAIEGDLSNIANVDAFCDQIEAVAREAFRVLKCDRYCAILIGDTRKARHYVPLSYYVMQRFLRAGFALREEIIKAQHNCVYSKRWESRAKAMKFYLIMHEHLFVFRKPSPGESLAKIKWSVMR, from the coding sequence ATGCGAAGACGCGAGACGCCGGCGCCGGTCGATTTTACGCCAGAAGTCACGACCAGTTGGTCGTTCCCGGAGCGGGGGAACTGGGCCACCCATAACGCCGACTATCGCGGCAATTTCGCGCCCCAAATCGCACGCAATATAATCGAGATGTACTCCGCCGAGGGGGACAATGTGCTCGACGAGATGGTCGGAGCGGGCACCACGCTTATCGAGGCGAAACTTCTCCACCGCAACGCGCTTGGCGTGGACATCAATCCTAAGGCCGTGTCGCTGGCCAACAAGGCGCTCGAGTTTCCGTACGAGTCATCGACCAAACAGAAGGCGGTGGTCGGGGATGCGCGCAATCTCGAAATGCTCAAAGATGGAAGCGTGGATTTGATACTTACACATCCGCCGTATTTGAATATCGTCAAGTACTCCGACGGGGCGATTGAAGGGGATTTGTCCAACATCGCGAATGTGGATGCGTTCTGCGACCAGATAGAGGCGGTGGCGCGGGAGGCGTTTCGTGTGCTGAAGTGCGACCGGTACTGCGCGATACTCATTGGGGACACGCGGAAGGCGAGGCATTATGTGCCGCTGTCGTACTATGTCATGCAGCGGTTTCTGCGGGCAGGGTTCGCCCTTCGGGAGGAAATTATCAAGGCGCAACACAACTGCGTGTATTCGAAGCGGTGGGAGTCGCGGGCGAAAGCGATGAAGTTTTACCTGATCATGCACGAGCATCTGTTCGTGTTTCGGAAGCCGTCGCCGGGGGAGAGCTTGGCGAAGATCAAGTGGAGTGTGATGAGGTAG
- the ubiE gene encoding bifunctional demethylmenaquinone methyltransferase/2-methoxy-6-polyprenyl-1,4-benzoquinol methylase UbiE: MIAKEPSRHEVWRMFDRVANRYDFLNHFLSFNRDKAWRRKLADSLPDGNELTVLDLATGTADQLLALYDTGRVRNGVGVDMAEQMLAIGQIKIDRRRLSESLKLLRADAERLPFGNGCFDVVSITFGIRNVLDVSLALREMHRVLHTGGRVLILEFSLPHNVLLRKLYLFYFRRILPRLGGLISGDAYAYHYLNETVETFPYGDSFRSLMGGAGFINVKETPLTFGVATLYQGDKA, translated from the coding sequence ATGATCGCGAAAGAGCCGTCGCGGCACGAAGTCTGGCGCATGTTCGACCGGGTGGCCAACCGATACGATTTCCTCAATCACTTCTTGTCATTCAATCGTGACAAGGCATGGCGCAGGAAACTGGCCGACTCGTTGCCCGACGGGAATGAGTTGACTGTGCTCGATCTGGCCACCGGCACGGCGGACCAACTGCTTGCCCTGTACGATACGGGTCGGGTGCGAAACGGCGTGGGCGTGGATATGGCCGAACAAATGCTGGCGATCGGGCAAATCAAGATCGACCGGCGGCGGTTGAGCGAATCGCTGAAATTGCTGCGCGCTGACGCCGAGCGGCTGCCGTTTGGCAACGGCTGTTTTGATGTCGTGTCAATCACCTTCGGTATCAGAAACGTGCTCGACGTTTCACTCGCGCTCCGTGAAATGCACCGGGTGTTGCACACCGGAGGACGAGTGTTGATTCTGGAATTCTCGCTGCCGCATAACGTTCTCCTTCGGAAGCTATATCTGTTTTACTTTCGTCGGATTCTCCCCCGTCTGGGCGGATTGATTTCAGGGGATGCCTATGCGTATCACTATCTCAACGAAACCGTGGAAACCTTTCCATACGGCGATTCTTTCCGCTCGTTAATGGGCGGGGCTGGATTCATCAACGTCAAGGAGACACCTTTGACATTCGGCGTGGCGACCCTGTATCAGGGAGACAAGGCGTGA